The following is a genomic window from Methylomarinum vadi.
CCTAGACTGTAGAGCGTGAAAAAGAACACCCGGTAACTGAGAATACGCGTGGACTGGAAGATACACCGCGCCTCGTCGACAGTGACGATATCCGGCAAACGTTGCGCCTTCGGCGGCTTGACCAACTGCGGCGCGACCCAAGGCTTGCGCAGTACATGGGTGTAATAAAACTTGAGACCGTACAGGTCCAACTTGACCGCACTCCAAGAATGCGACTCCAGCAAATCGGTGAAATAATCGGTCAGTTGCTGTTCGGTCAACGCATTGATGTCTTCGTTGAAATACTGGCCGATACGTCGAATCGCACGGGCATAGGCCTCGATCGTCTTGGGCTGCAACCCTTTAAGTTTGAGGTGTTTCAGATGGCTTTGATAGTTTTGCTTGAAATGGGATTCGAATGATGTTGTCATTGTCGCGTAACCTCATGATTCGTCATGGAATAATCCCTCTTAAAAGAGGGCGTGAGATTACATTTTATAAATTACCGGCTACTGCCGCTTTTCTCCGCGTTAGCGGCTTCGTCCAACCAGCTAATCAACCGGACCCGCCTTCGGGGCCGATTATCAGCAAGTTAAACGAGCAAATTTGGCATAAACCAGCCATTCAGAAATCAACCTTGAAGGTTTGAAATTGGCCGAAACCAGAAATCTGCAAATGGTACGACGTGATTGTGATCAAATTAGAAATTGCCTGATCGAATTTGAGCCACAATATCAATTAATTAAGTCTTCAAAATTACGCCGGATTTGTTCTTTGTCGTTACGGTAGGACTTGGCGTCGCCATAGGACAGAAAATAGCGATAACGGCTGTGCAGCATGCTGATGCGGCGGGCGTGTTTGATCGGACACCAGAATTGTTCGGTGCGGGCGGCGATTTCTTGGATATAGGCGATGACGCCGTTGAAATAGCTGCAGTAGGCGCAATTGAATTTTTCGATCAGGTTCAGGTAATTCAGAAATTGACGGTCAAAGACGATATACTCGCTACGTTTGACTTTGGGAATGCCGTAAATCGGGAAACAGGTGGCCTGGTAAAGGCTGACCACCAGGTCCAGAAAGAGCGCCGCCGGTAGTACCGACCAGATGATCGGGGCGCTGAGGATGTGTTTTAAAGGCGCTTCACGCAGGTAATCCAGTAATTGCTGCAGATAGCGTTTCTGTTGCAGTATGACTTTTCGTTCGAAGAAAATGCGTTTTTTGCGGATTTCATAGGCAAATTCTTGGTGCTGATCCTGGATTTGCTCGATCAGCTCCTGTTCCAGAGTCTTAATCTTGCCGAGTAATTCATCGATGCTAGAGTTCATTTATGACTCCGGATTTAGGATTGGTTCTTCATTGTAAACAATCGGGCATTAAAAAGCCTCCAATTCTTTCCGCAAGAAAAGGAGGCTAGGATTGCCTGCGGCAGGGTATGCCGCTAAGAGGCAAGGCAGGCTTAAAACAGGCCGGTAATGACGCCGTCGTCGGTGATGTCGATGCGTTCGGCGGCCGGCGATTTAGGCAGGCCCGGCATGGTCATCATGTCGCCGGCGATGGCGACGATAAAACCAGCGCCGTTGGCCAGTCTGACTTCGCTGATTTCGACGGTATGGCCGGACGGCGCGCCCTTGGCGGCCGGGTCGGTGGAAAATGACATTTGTGTCTTGGCCATGCAGACCGGGAAACGGCCGTAGATTTGTTGCAACATCTTGATTTCGTTTTTGACTTTGGGACTGGCCGTGATGCCGGCCGCGCCGTATAACTTGGTGGCGATCGTTTCGATCTTGTCCCAAAGCGGCATGTCGTCGTCATAAACATAGTTGAAAGCGGGTTCGCGCTGGTCGACGATGTCCAACACTTCCTTAGCCAGTTCCTCGGCCCCGGCACCGCCCTTGGCCCAATGTTTGGAAACCACGCATTTGACGCCCAATGCTGCGCATTTTTCCTGCAGCAAGGCGATCTCCGCTTCCGTGTCGAAGGTGAAATGATTCAGGCAGATCACGCAAGGCAGGCCGTAGTTTTGCGTGACGTTGTGGACGTGGCGTTCGAGATTGGCGAAACCTTGTTGCAGGGCTTCCAGATTCTCGTTATTCAAGTCTTCCCGGGCGACGCCGCCGTGATATTTAAGCGCCCGAACCGTCGCGACCAGTACAACGGCTGACGGTTTCAAGCCGGACATGCGGCATTTGATGTCGAGGAATTTCTCCGCGCCCAGGTCGGCGCCGAAGCCGGCCTCGGTGATGGCGTAATCGGCCAGTTTCAAGGCGGTCTTGGTCGCGGTGACGGTGTTACAGCCGTGGGCGATATTGGCGAACGGGCCGCCGTGGATGATAGCGATATTGTTTTCCAGGGTTTGTACCAGGTTCGGTTTGATTGCCTCTTTCAACAGCGCAGCCATTGCGCCGTGAGCCTTCAGGTCGCGCGCGTAGATCGGGGTCACTCGGTCGGATTTATAACCGATGACGATGCGGCCGAGGCGTTCCTTTAAATCGGCGCGGCTGGTGGCCAAACATAAAATCGCCATAATTTCCGAAGCGACGACGATGTCGTAGCCGTCTTCGCGCAAATAGCCGTTGGCCGGTCCGCCCTGGCCGACGGTGATCTTTCTCAGCGCGCGGTCGTTCATGTCGACGACGCGTTTCCAGGTGATGCGCCTGGGGTCGATGCCCAGTTCGTTGCCGTGATTGATGTGGTTGTCGATCATCGCCGACAGCAAGTTATGGGCGACGCCGATGGCGTGGAAGTCGCCAGTGAAATGCAGGTTGATATCCTCCATCGGTACGACCTGGGAATAGCCGCCGCCGGCCGCACCGCCTTTCATGCCGAAGCAAGGGCCCAACGAAGGTTCGCGCAAGCAGATGATGGTTTTTTTGCCGAGACGGTTTAAGGCGTCGCCGAGACCCACCGTGGTCGTGGTCTTGCCTTCGCCGGCAGGCGTCGGGCTGATCGCAGTGACTAAAATCAGTTTGCCGTCTTGTTGGTCGTTTAATGAATTCAGGTATTCCAGCGATAGTTTGGCCTTGTAATGGCCGTAAGGGTCGAGATGTTCTGCAGGAATGCCCAGTTTTTCCTCAGCAAGACCAATGATGGGTCGCATCTTGGCTTGTTGCGCGATTTCGATATCAGACATTCGAGTCTCCTAAAGTAACAGTAAATTCTAAAAACAAAAAGCCCGCCCTGTAGCGAAACAGAGCAGGCTGTTTTAATGCGGATGATAACAAGTTGTTAGTCGGCTCTGTAGACCGGAAAACGGGAACACAGCGCTTTGACTTTTTCGCGGACCATGTCGATCACGCCGTCATCGTTCATGTTTTCCATCACGTCGCACATCAGACCGGCGATCTCGCGCATTTGGTCTTCCTTAAAGCCACGCGTGGTTGGCGCGGGGGTGCCGACGCGGATGCCGCTGGTAACGAACGGCGATTCGGGGTCGTTTGGCACGGCGTTTTTATTGACCGTGATATGGGCCCGGCCGAGCGCTTCGTCGGCGGCCTTACCGGTAATGCCTTTTTTGATCAGGGAAACCAGCATAAGGTGATTGTCGGTGCCGCCGGAAACCACGTCGAAGCCGCGATTGATGAACACTTCGGCCATCGCCTGGGCGTTATTGATTACCTGCTGTTGATAGGTCTTGAATTCCGGCGTCATTGCTTCCTTGAAGGCGACCGCCTTGGCGGCGATGACGTGCATTAGCGGTCCGCCCTGGATTCCCGGGAAAATATTGGAATTGAATTTCTTTTCCAATTCGGGGTTGCTTTTGCATAGGATCAGACCGCCACGCGGGCCGCGCAGGGATTTATGCGTGGTGCTGGTGACAACGTCGGCGATCGGCACCGGATTCGGATACAGGCCTGCCGCGACCAAACCGGCGACATGGGCCATGTCGACGAACAGATAGGCGCCGACTTGGTCGGCGATGTCGCGGAAGCGTTGCCAATCCCAGATGCGCGAGTAAGCGGAAAAACCGGCGACGATGACTTTCGGTTTGTGTTCCAGGGCCAAGGCCTCGACCTGGTCGTAATCGATTTCGCCGGTTTCGGGATTCAAACCGTATTGAACGGCGTTATAGATTTTGCCGGAAAAATTCGGTTTGGCGCCATGGGTCAAATGGCCGCCGTCGGCCAGGCTCAGGCCCAGAATGGTGTCGCCCGGTTGGATCAAGGCCATGAATACCGCCATATTGGCCTGTGAACCGGAGTGAGGCTGCACGTTGGCGTAATCGGCGCCGAACAGTTCCTTGGCGCGCTCGATGGCCAGATGTTCGACCTTGTCGACATATTCGCAACCGCCGTAATAACGTTTGCCGGGGTAGCCTTCGGCGTATTTATTGGTCAGCAGCGTGCCCTGGGCTTCCATGACCCGAGGACTGGTGTAGTTTTCCGAGGCAATCAATTCAATATGGTCTTCCTGGCGTTGACGCTCTTCTTCTATCGCTTGGTATAGCTCGTCATCAAAGCCGGCAATTGACATGGATTGTTTAAACATAGGGTTCTCCTAATTGGAAATTTTTAGCTTGAAGATAGAGGTTGGATCAGCAATACCTGTAAGTCGGCGACGTTGGTGCCGGTTGCGCCAGTATCCAATAAATCCTGTGATTGAGTTAATGCCCGATAAGAATCGTTATTTTCCAACAAGGCGGCGGGCTCGGCAATACGGCCGACCGTGCCGGGATCGACCAGGCCGCCGGCTGCATCGGTGGGGCCGTCGCGGCCATCGGTGCCGCCGCTTAAAAAAACCCAGCGGCCTGGCAAGCGGTGTTTTTCGGCGGCCAGCGCGAAGGCGAGCGCCATTTCCTGATTGCGGCCGCCGCGGCCGCTCCCTTTCAACGTAACGGTGGTTTCGCCGCCAGCCAATAACGCTGTCGCCTGGCGCAAGCCTCGTTGTTGCAAGTCTTTGGCATGCAATACCAGTTGTTCCGCAACCTCGCGGGCTTCGCCGCTGAGATGATCGTTATAAAGCATGGCGTCATAATTTAATTGTTGCGCCATCCGCATTGCGGCGTCGACGCTGATCCGGTTACTGCCGATCAGGGTGTGTCCGCTTGTCTTGAATATCGGGTCGCCGCTTTTTGGGGTTTCCTCGACTTCTCCTCGGCAGCCTTTTTCCAAGTGTTCGCGTACCGATGAAGGAATCTTGTCCCAAATGTTTTTACTGCGCAGTACGGCCACTGCGTCGTTAAATCGGGTATCGTCCGCTACTGTCGGGCCGCTGGCGATGGCGCTTAAATCGTCGCCGAGCACGTCGGACAGGATCAGTGCATGCAAGTCGGCGGGCGCCGCCAGTTTGGCCAAACCGCCGCCCTTCAAGCGGGACAAGTGTTTGCGTACGCAGTTGATTTGGTTGATCGAGGCGCCGCTGGCCAACAGCAAATCGGTGGTCGCGATCTTGTCGGCCAGGTTGACGCCTTCGACCGGATAGGGCAGTAAGGCCGAGCCGCCGCCGGAAACCAGTACCAATACCAGCTCGTTCTCTTGCGCTTGGGCGACTCTTTCCGCTACCGCCGCCGCGGCTTCGAGTCCGGCCGGGTCGGGTAAGGGGTGGCCCGCAGCCATGACCCGCATGTCAGCGGCCGGAACCGCGTTTTCGTAATTGGTGACCACGATACCCGGCTCGGCCAGCAAATGCACCGGTATGATCTCTCTTGTCGCGTTGGCCATCGCGCAAGCGGCCTTGCCGAAAGCGATTACGTGTATTTTATTCCATCGGCCTTGTCTTTTCCTTTCCGGATTAGCGGGGTCCAAGCCTATCTCGAGATGATCCTCGTCGGCAGCTAAACAGCGGCAGACCGCTTGAAAAGGGTCCGCCGCCTTGATACCGGCTTGGAATATGTTCGCGGCATCGTCGCGCAAGGCTAAGATACGATCGTTCATGTCTGTTTTGGCGGCTTAGGCCATCTCTTTTGCCAGTTTGAAAATTTGCTCGGCATCTAAGATTTGATCGTTGGCCTCGAACAATTTGGCGATGCAGGCGCGATGCAGGGCGAGTTTCAAGGTGCCGAAACCGATCGCTCCCCAGATGATCTTGCCGTGACGATCGGTGCCTTTGTCCATCATGTCGGTTCCGCCGATACCCAGCGGCGGCGTGGCGTTGGCGTCGGCCATCATTTCGATGTTCGGGTTGTTTTGCCAATGTTCCGGCTGCAACAGCTGAATGCCGGCGGCGCCGGTGGCAAAGACGA
Proteins encoded in this region:
- a CDS encoding formate--tetrahydrofolate ligase, giving the protein MSDIEIAQQAKMRPIIGLAEEKLGIPAEHLDPYGHYKAKLSLEYLNSLNDQQDGKLILVTAISPTPAGEGKTTTTVGLGDALNRLGKKTIICLREPSLGPCFGMKGGAAGGGYSQVVPMEDINLHFTGDFHAIGVAHNLLSAMIDNHINHGNELGIDPRRITWKRVVDMNDRALRKITVGQGGPANGYLREDGYDIVVASEIMAILCLATSRADLKERLGRIVIGYKSDRVTPIYARDLKAHGAMAALLKEAIKPNLVQTLENNIAIIHGGPFANIAHGCNTVTATKTALKLADYAITEAGFGADLGAEKFLDIKCRMSGLKPSAVVLVATVRALKYHGGVAREDLNNENLEALQQGFANLERHVHNVTQNYGLPCVICLNHFTFDTEAEIALLQEKCAALGVKCVVSKHWAKGGAGAEELAKEVLDIVDQREPAFNYVYDDDMPLWDKIETIATKLYGAAGITASPKVKNEIKMLQQIYGRFPVCMAKTQMSFSTDPAAKGAPSGHTVEISEVRLANGAGFIVAIAGDMMTMPGLPKSPAAERIDITDDGVITGLF
- the glyA gene encoding serine hydroxymethyltransferase codes for the protein MFKQSMSIAGFDDELYQAIEEERQRQEDHIELIASENYTSPRVMEAQGTLLTNKYAEGYPGKRYYGGCEYVDKVEHLAIERAKELFGADYANVQPHSGSQANMAVFMALIQPGDTILGLSLADGGHLTHGAKPNFSGKIYNAVQYGLNPETGEIDYDQVEALALEHKPKVIVAGFSAYSRIWDWQRFRDIADQVGAYLFVDMAHVAGLVAAGLYPNPVPIADVVTSTTHKSLRGPRGGLILCKSNPELEKKFNSNIFPGIQGGPLMHVIAAKAVAFKEAMTPEFKTYQQQVINNAQAMAEVFINRGFDVVSGGTDNHLMLVSLIKKGITGKAADEALGRAHITVNKNAVPNDPESPFVTSGIRVGTPAPTTRGFKEDQMREIAGLMCDVMENMNDDGVIDMVREKVKALCSRFPVYRAD
- a CDS encoding glycerate kinase type-2 family protein; its protein translation is MNDRILALRDDAANIFQAGIKAADPFQAVCRCLAADEDHLEIGLDPANPERKRQGRWNKIHVIAFGKAACAMANATREIIPVHLLAEPGIVVTNYENAVPAADMRVMAAGHPLPDPAGLEAAAAVAERVAQAQENELVLVLVSGGGSALLPYPVEGVNLADKIATTDLLLASGASINQINCVRKHLSRLKGGGLAKLAAPADLHALILSDVLGDDLSAIASGPTVADDTRFNDAVAVLRSKNIWDKIPSSVREHLEKGCRGEVEETPKSGDPIFKTSGHTLIGSNRISVDAAMRMAQQLNYDAMLYNDHLSGEAREVAEQLVLHAKDLQQRGLRQATALLAGGETTVTLKGSGRGGRNQEMALAFALAAEKHRLPGRWVFLSGGTDGRDGPTDAAGGLVDPGTVGRIAEPAALLENNDSYRALTQSQDLLDTGATGTNVADLQVLLIQPLSSS